CGTAATGATTTTGGTTTTGTGTTGActgttttttgtgaaaacaggGCAAGACCATTCTTCTgcttagaaaaataaaagtgtaattAATCCTCAATCCCTCGTGAGTGCCACCATGGCTGCGCTCAATAATACAGTGCTCCTTTTGAATGTGTTAAATGCAGAAATTGCATCCACAAATTAGACTGCACCTTTTAATACGATGCGCCTTATGGTTGCGAAAATACGGTATACtgcaaacaaatacaaaccaaACGTGAATTGGCTTGGCCGTTTGAGAATAGCAAGAAGAAAAGGTTTCCAGTTCGAAACTACAGGGCCACAGCTAGGTGACCCTTGAACCATCATCATCTTACAAGATTGTCTTCTATCGCACGGAACTCTGAGAACTTTTTGAAATGTAGCTGTGCTCCATATCTTCCTCCAGGATAATATTTAGAAGGACAACCTGCAAATCGTCTCTTTACTTCCCTGCTTGATGAGCTTGACGTCTCAGCAGGACGTAAATCTTCTCTTTAATCCAGTCTTTGTTGTAGGGCTGATATGTTTGGGTGTCCGCTCTGTAACTTCACATGACATAGGTACGTAAATTTGGACCAATGCAAATTAACATTTGAGTCGTATGACACTTACACAAGACAGCTCAGGTCTGCCAAGTCGTCAATGAAGTCAAATAACTGACTAATATCATAAGTGATGGATGGACTATTTGGATTCATCCTCTTGAGATGCTCTTCATACATTTTGCATAcacctttggaaaaaaacaaatacagacaATAAAAACTGGGCTACTTCTCTGCATACCAAATACGTTttgaagtagatttttttttcccagtaaaAATTTTTTGGGTGATCATTAATTTCCATAAAAatctactgaaaaaaataaaaatacatcttattTACATGCAATGTTGGGGGAATCCTTTCGTaaaaatatgcatgtaaatatggTCGAATTTAACATAAGATGAGCCCTCGAACTGCaggggagaggaggggggggactCATCCTAATAAACACAAATTTATTGCTA
This genomic window from Syngnathoides biaculeatus isolate LvHL_M chromosome 23, ASM1980259v1, whole genome shotgun sequence contains:
- the erh gene encoding enhancer of rudimentary homolog, with protein sequence MSHTILLVQPTKRPEGRTYADYESVNECMEGVCKMYEEHLKRMNPNSPSITYDISQLFDFIDDLADLSCLVYRADTQTYQPYNKDWIKEKIYVLLRRQAHQAGK